The proteins below are encoded in one region of Silene latifolia isolate original U9 population chromosome 2, ASM4854445v1, whole genome shotgun sequence:
- the LOC141640775 gene encoding uncharacterized protein LOC141640775, which produces MEERMKSIEDQMATILQLLQDKSTDNPQNHETGAPNTGINPNRTLGFNPKVNFPVFDGSNPRMWLKKCARYFELCKIPEHQKIDLASLYMIGKTELWVHGYLAVRRNVDWDDFKTDLCARFREETDSNVVEQFNKLHQTGSIDEYIDSFENLRGLMFQINLLLPDQYFLDSFVGGLKPVTKPFVKAFRPTTIAQAVEHARLQEESINATKKSAQNNIRKAKS; this is translated from the coding sequence ATGGAGGAACGTATGAAATCGATTGAGGATCAAATGGCGACAATTCTGCAGCTGCTTCAGGATAAATCGACAGATAATCCTCAAAATCATGAAACTGGAGCACCTAACACAGGTATAAACCCTAATCGCACTTTAGGTTTTAATCCAAAGGTCAACTTTCCTGTGTTTGATGGGTCAAACCCTAGAATGTGGTTGAAAAAATGTGCAAGATACTTTGAACTTTGTAAAATTCCTGAACATCAAAAGATTGATTTAGCATCATTGTACATGATTGGAAAGACAGAACTGTGGGTGCACGGCTATTTGGCTGTAAGAAGAAATGTGGATTGGGACGATTTCAAAACTGACTTATGTGCTAGATTTAGAGAAGAAACTGATAGCAATGTGGTAGAACAGTTTAATAAACTGCATCAGACTGGTTCAATTGATGAGTACATTGATAGTTTTGAAAACTTAAGGGGTTTAATGTTCCAAATAAACCTATTATTGCCAGACCAGTATTTTCTTGATAGCTTTGTTGGAGGTTTAAAGCCTGTTACTAAGCCATTTGTGAAGGCTTTTAGACCAACAACCATAGCACAAGCTGTAGAGCATGCTAGATTACAGGAAGAGTCTATAAATGCTACAAAAAAATCTGCACAAAACAATATTAGAAAAGCCAAATCATAG